Below is a window of Gloeomargarita sp. SRBZ-1_bins_9 DNA.
GGTCTGGCGCTGCAATAGGGTCAGGATTTGACCGATCTCCCCCAAAACTTGTGCCTTTTCCCGGTGTTCAAAAACGGTCCAGCTCCCGTGTTGCGCTTCCCAGGCCTGGGGTTGGGTGTTGTAGGCCCCGTAGAACTGCCGGTAGTGGGCTAACCGTTGCTCTAGTAAGTCGGCCCAAGACTGCCAAGGGGAAGTCACGGCGCTGCGGAAACCTGGAGAGCTGCCAGTTTATCTTATCCCATGGGGCTGGCAAGGACAATGGCTGCCATTTTGGGGGTACTGGCGGCGGCAGCGGCGGGGGGATTTCGCCTGGCGTTACCCCTTTTGGTGCTCCTGCTGCTTCACCGGGACCAGACCTGGGACCATATCCCGCTGTTGGGGCGTTGGTCGCCGGCGCTGGTGCTGGGCATCTTAACCGCCGGGGCTGTGTGGGAGTTGCTGGCACCCTTGCACCCCTGGGGCGTGCGGTTGTGGCAACCGGTGCAGGTGCTGTTGAGTCCGGTGGTGGGCGGGTTGCTGGGCATGATGACGGCCCAGGTGATGGGGCTTCCCCGGGCTATGCACAGCCTGCTGGGGTTGGTGGGGGGAGCGCTAGCCTGGCTGTTGCAACTGGTGCAAATGGGATGGTTCTATCGCCGGGGGCGTTT
It encodes the following:
- a CDS encoding DUF4126 domain-containing protein — its product is MAAILGVLAAAAAGGFRLALPLLVLLLLHRDQTWDHIPLLGRWSPALVLGILTAGAVWELLAPLHPWGVRLWQPVQVLLSPVVGGLLGMMTAQVMGLPRAMHSLLGLVGGALAWLLQLVQMGWFYRRGRFPTWVILAQDGLCALLALVAFQAPKQGGLLALMLVWLALRAAKTWQRQFQQHRRPQGPD